One region of Silene latifolia isolate original U9 population unplaced genomic scaffold, ASM4854445v1 scaffold_57, whole genome shotgun sequence genomic DNA includes:
- the LOC141639777 gene encoding uncharacterized protein LOC141639777: MEHLFRECEIARHVWAFSDLGIRDCQSLRMSIGKWIINWINYLGKLENAEFALVRFLATLWCLWTMENRIIFQGAVFHLRMFLNEWFRVVGLVDQVVNRVREEKESMAVGSYTLADNQILEIRESKPICVVGSPGSCTNVRIMVDAGWKSNTFAGIGWVAFGDTWDCIF; encoded by the coding sequence ATGGAACATTTGTTTCGGGAATGTGAAATAGCACGACATGTTTGGGCTTTTTCGGACTTGGGTATTAGGGATTGTCAGAGTTTAAGGATGAGTATTGGAAAATGGATTATAAACTGGATAAACTATTTGGGTAAACTTGAGAATGCGGAGTTCGCCTTGGTGAGATTCCTTGCAACATTATGGTGCCTATGGACTATGGAAAATAGGATTATCTTTCAGGGTGCTGTTTTTCACCTAAGGATGTTTCTTAATGAATGGTTTAGAGTGGTGGGTTTGGTTGATCAGGTAGTCAATAGAGTAAGGGAGGAGAAGGAGAGTATGGCTGTCGGTTCTTACACTTTAGCGGACAATCAGATCTTGGAGATACGTGAAAGTAAGCCGATATGTGTGGTGGGGAGTCCTGGTTCATGTACTAATGTAAGGATAATGGTGGATGCGGGATGGAAGAGTAATACGTTTGCTGGTATTGGATGGGTAGCTTTTGGGGACACATGGGATTGTATCTTTTAA